One Marmota flaviventris isolate mMarFla1 chromosome 17, mMarFla1.hap1, whole genome shotgun sequence genomic window, GCAGATCGACAATGCCAGGCTGGCAGCTGACGACTTCAGAACCAAGTGAGCATCCAACACGATGGGCTGAGGGCAGAGGACAGGGGACAAAGGTGTAGGGCTATCCATCCAGACATCAATCCTTGGGAACCTTAAGGAGGGGACCTGAGGCTCTGAACTCTATCTTGCCAGGTATGAGCATGAGCTGGCCCTGCGCCAGACCGTGGAGGCCGATGTCAACGGCCTGCGCAGGGTGCTGGATGAGCTGACCCTGGCCAGAGCCGATCTGGAGATGCAGATTGAAAGCCTCAAGGAGGAGTTAGCCTACCTGAAGAAGAACCACGAGGAGGTGAGGTCATAGCGGGCTTTGGGGTTAGGAGGCTGGTTGGTTGAGTTGCCGGATCTGCCTAGGCTCAGGAGAGGGGTCAGCTGATCTGACATCCCCTTCTATCCCTTCCTAGGAGATGCTTGCCCTAAGAGGTCAGACTGGTGGGGATGTCAATGTGGAGATGGACGCGGCCCCTGGTGTGGACCTGAGCCGCATCCTGAATGAGATGCGCGACCAGTATGAGCAGATGGCCGAGAAGAACCGCAGAGATGCTGAGGCCTGGTTCATAAGCAAGGTAAGGCTTGGGTCCTCTGCACTCCTACAGGAGGACTTCCTAGCTGGGGAGGCTTAGGAGAGCCTCACACCTTTTGCTCCTGTCTCCTATCTCAGACTGAGGAGCTGAACAAAGAAGTGGCCTCTAACAGCGAACTGATACAGAGCGGCCGCAGTGAGGTGACTGAGCTCCGCAGAGTGTTCCAGGGCCTGGAGATCGAGCTGCAGTCCCAGCTTAGCATGGTATGAAGGATGAAGCCCCACTGCAGCCCCCAAGTCACCAGCAGTGGCCACCCCCCGCAACACTGTCACAATCCAgtcctatattttttttccccaccggTGGAACTGGAGCCACCATAGTATCCATTGTAGAAATGGAGAAATTAAGGCCTAGAATGGTGAAATATTTTCCTCCATGTTATCTGACCCAGCTGGAGTCAAAAATCCTTGCATCTCTCAGGAAACATGGCCCAGAGACCTGGAGGGACAGGTGTGAACACCTCTGTTgactttcctctcccttctccattTTCAGAAAGCATCCCTGGAGAACAGCCTGGAGGAGACCAAAGGCCGCTACTGCATGCAGCTGGCCCAGATCCAGGGGCTGATTGGCAGCGTGGAGGAGCAGCTGGCACAGCTGCGCTGCGAGATGGAGCAGCAGAGCCAGGAGTACAAGATCCTGCTGGACGTGAAGACGCGGCTGGAGCAGGAGATCGCCACCTACCGCCGCCTGCTGGAGGGCGAGGACTCTCAGTGAGTGGGACCCCCAGTGTCACCTCTCAGCCTCTCAGCCCCCTGCAGTGTCCAGCTCATCTAATGCTCCCGTTCTTTCCCCCACAGCCTCTCATCCTCCCAGCACTCATCCGGCCAATCCTATTCTTCCCGGGAAGGTAAGGTTCCTGGGGATCCTGGGCACTGTGGCCGAGCCCCTCTCTGCAGAGCCCCTGGGTCTGCCCAGGAGTCTGCTCAGCTCCCAGAGCCCTTCTCACCTccgttcctctctctctcctgcagtCTTCTCCTCATCCTCTCGCCAGACCCGGCCCATCCTCAAGGAACAGAGCTCCTCCAGCTTcagccagagccagagccagagccagagccagagccagatcCAGAGCTCCAGGAACTGATCTGCCTCTCCCAGAACCTCCTGCCACCTGCAGGCCTCGCCTCCTGGAGGGAGGCCTGGGCCAGGACCCTTTCTCCCAGCGCGGCCCCAGCTGTCTCCCTTTCCCTGTGCTGGTGGTGGGCTAATAAAGCTGACTTTCTGGTTGATGCAAACCTGTGTGATCTCTGTGCTTGAGCTGATGGGAGGGACGTTGAAGGTTTCTCCCAGGAACCCTCCTGGGGCCCCATACCCTGAGGGGTGCAGGAAACAACGTGTCTCAGAGGAGCTGGAAGGGTCTTCCTAGAAGAGCGCCATGCCAtggcggggtggggtgggcggGAGACACAGGAAGCGGGGAGGCTTTGGATGTGAGTGGATGGTCTCCTTTGAAGCCTTCCACAGAAGTTCCTTCATTATTCTCCCTGTGAGGGCTGTTGTGATCAGGGCTCCTTTTGGGCTTGACCACCCCTGGGATTCAGGGAGGTTAAGTAATCTTGGGTAAAACCGTTCAGATAGGAAGTGGCATTTGGAGTTCAAACTCAAGTGTACTTGGCTACAAAGTCCATATCTTTCTCTGACCATCACTTTACCTTTTTAGGTATTTAACCTCAAAGACTCCAAAGCATGAGCTCTTAGCTCCACCCTTTGTCTCTCTGGTGTTGGAGGGTGGAAGGGAGAACCTTCTGATGGAGGATTGTCTTCCCCACTCCATCAAGGCCCTCCTCTTCCTGATTGTCCTTAGCTGTCAACTGAATGCTGATGAGTCCCCTAGGCAATATTTGCCACCCATGTCTTCCTCTTCCCTGTGGCTACCACCACATTCAcagcttctccctctctccctggaaCCGGGCACAGGCTACTATCTGGGGCCTCTTGCTGTCCATCTCTCCCATTCCTGATTTCTACTCAAAGACCTTTCTCACAAGAAGTGGTCAAGCTCCGGATCAAGGATGTCATCAGGACTCCCCACCTTAATAATCCCTGATGGTTCCCCTTTCCTTTACTGCTCCGCTCTTGAGTCTGTCCTGCTGCCTCTCCCTGCCCCGTGCCCATGAGTCACCCACCCCTTCCTGACTAATTGCATGGCCCACACCTCTCAGTCACTGTTCCTTCTTCCTGATGCTTCcatactttataaattttaagtgggttttttggggggtggttttggggattgaacccaggggtgcttaaccactgagcaacaccccaagcctttaaatttttttttgtagttgtagatggacagaatactttcattttatttgtttatttttatgtggtgctgaggattgaacccagtgcctcatgcatactaagcaagtgctctaccactgagccccagccccagccccaaactttataatttttaaataaataaaaaaaacaaagctacATATGTATAACATCTtaatacttttgtgtgtgtgtgtgtgaaaaagagCCATTTCCAAGTGGACCTCATTCCTAAATTTCTACTTTCCATTTTCAACATAAGctgtttattttggtatttacttccttccttatttatttatt contains:
- the LOC114101990 gene encoding keratin, type I cytoskeletal 16, translated to MTTCSRQFTSSSSMNGSCGIGGGSSRISSVLAGGSCRAPSTYGGLQVTSSRFSSGGACGMGGGYGGGFSSSSSFGGALGSGFGGGFGGGFGAGFGVGDGGLLSGNEKITMQNLNDRLASYLDKVRALEEANTDLEVKIRDWYQRQRPSETKDYSPYFRTIEDLRNKIITATMENAQPILQIDNARLAADDFRTKYEHELALRQTVEADVNGLRRVLDELTLARADLEMQIESLKEELAYLKKNHEEEMLALRGQTGGDVNVEMDAAPGVDLSRILNEMRDQYEQMAEKNRRDAEAWFISKTEELNKEVASNSELIQSGRSEVTELRRVFQGLEIELQSQLSMKASLENSLEETKGRYCMQLAQIQGLIGSVEEQLAQLRCEMEQQSQEYKILLDVKTRLEQEIATYRRLLEGEDSHLSSSQHSSGQSYSSREVFSSSSRQTRPILKEQSSSSFSQSQSQSQSQSQIQSSRN